The genomic interval CATAATTATTATACATACAAGTTTTTTAAATAAATTTTTACCATTTTTTTACTTTTTTGTTTTATAATACATATAATGTTAATTAAATGGAGGAAAGCTGTGTTAAAAAAAAATATACTTATCATTGAAGATGACCCTAAAATTAGAAGATATTTAGAATTAGAATTAGTTCATGAAGGATATAATATTGATTTAGCTGTAGATGGAAGCGATGGTTTAAAGCTATTTAGAGAAAATAACTATGCTCTTATTCTTCTTGATTTAATGCTTCCTCATATGAGTGGTGAAGAAGTTTGTAAAACTATTAGAAATGAATCTAATATACCAATCATAGTATTAACTGCTAAAGATGAAATTTTTAGCAAAATAGCACTTTTAGATTTAGGAGCTGACGACTATATTACCAAACCATTTGTTATTGGCGAACTTTTAGCTAGAATGAGAGTTATTTTCAGAAATAAACAAGCTTTCACAGATAAAAAAATTTTAAAATTTGAAAATATATCACTTAACTTAAATACAAAAGAAGTTCTTTTAGATGAAACTTTAATAACTTTAACTAAAACAGAATACAACCTGCTTCACTACTTAATGATTAATAAAAATTTAGTTTTAAGTAGAGAAAATATTCTAGAAAATGTTTGGGGATATGATTATTTTGGAGATGGTAAAATTATTGATATGTATATAAAAGCTCTTAGAAAAAAGCTTGATCCTGATAGTAAATATATTAAAACTATTCGTGGATTTGGTTATTCTTTAAAAAAGGAGGACTAATTTGAAAACCCTTTCAGGTACTTTAAAAAAAAGTTATTTTCAACTTATATGTTTATTTTCTATTGTTTTACTTTTATCTCTATCTATTACTGGAAAATATTTAATTAATTCATCTAAACAATATTTAAGAAATGCTATGGGGTTTCTTAAATTTGAAATTTTAGAAGAAGTAAATTCTAAATCTATGGAAATTTTTACTGGTGATTTAGTTAATAGACTTTTTAAAGTGGAAAATCCTGCTCTTGACGATTTAGAAATAACAATAAAATATAAGGATTTAGTTTATACAGAAAATACAAATAAACGTCTTTTAGATGCTGCTGTTGAAGACAAAGTAAAAAATGTACATTGGTATGATTACATGGTTTTAAAAAATGAGTTAATTAACAAAGATGGTGAAATCTATACAGTTATTCTTGTAAAAAATTTAAAAGAAGAGAAAGATTTTTTCTTTGATATGATCTATATATTTTTATCTGGACTATCTATTTGTATTCTTATATCTGTATTTGCTTTTACAAGATTATTAAAAAAAATAAATAAACAACTTTCTTTATTAGAAAATATTAATTCGAACATAACTTTAGAAAATTTAAAAGTTATAAAACCTACAAATTACTTTAAAGAATTTGATAATATCTTAGACTCATATGAAGATATGCTACTAAGACTTGACACACAAAATAAGAAACAAATTGAATTTGTTCATAATTCATCACATGAACTAAAAACTCCTCTTTTTATAATAGGAGGGTATATTGATATGATTAAACGTTGGGGGAAAAAAAATCCAGAAATATTTAATGAAGCTTTAATTTCTATTGAAGATGAAACTAAGAGTATGAATTTACTTATTGAAAAACTTTTATTTATTGCAAAAGAATCTGAAATAAAAAGTGAAAAAAATGAAGTTGAACTATCTGAAATTATTTTAGGGTGTATTTCTAGCTTAAAACATCAATATCCTAAATCTAATATTAATTTTACTCCTGAATATACAATTATCAAGTCTGATGAGGGGTTAATTAAGCTATTAATAAAAAATATCTTGGAAAATTCCATTAAATATGGTAAAAATAACCCAATTGATATAAGTATTATAAATAATGATGAACAAAAACAAGCTATTTTAACTATTAAAGATTATGGTATTGGAATGACTTCTGAAGAACTTCATCATATTTATGATCGCTTCTTTAGAGCGAATAAATCTCGTAGTAAAGAGATTCACGGTCATGGTCTTGGTATGTCTATTGTTAAAAGAATTCTAACTCTTTTAAATTTAGATATAAAAATTTCTAGTACTCCTAACATTGGAACAACTGTTCAAATATTTTTTAATCTATAAAATTTCTACTATATTTATAAAACTTTAAGGAGGATTTTCTTATGTTTAAAGATAAAAAACTTTTATCTATTTTAGGGTTAAGTTTTATCTCATTTTTTAGTACTATTTGGATTCGTAAAGCAGACTTGATGGAATCTAGAAATTTTATTACAGCTAGAGAGATTATATTTAATAATGAGTGGCTCGTTACTACTTTAAATGGACAATATCGTTTTGAAAAACCTCCATTACCAACTTGGCTTACTGCCGTTGTCATGAAACTTTCTAATAATTTTTCTGATGAGTGGATACTTCGATTACCTGTGGCATTAGTTTCTGTATTGTTAATATTTTTTATATACCGATTTGTTCAAGAATTATCAAATAATAAAAACCTACCATTTTTAGTATCATTTGTTGCGACAACTACATTTATGATAACAAAAGTTGGTGGAGAAAATGCTTGGGATGCATATCCATATATTTTTATGTTTGGGTCTATCACCTATCTTTTAAAAAGTATAAACTCTAAAAGTTTTTTAAATCTTTTATTTGCTTCTGTACTTTTAGCAGCCTCTTTATTAAGTAAAGGTCCTGTGGCTATTTATGGGATGTTCTTACCTTTTATTATCTCTTATATTTGGATTTATAAATTTAAAAAAATCCAGGAGAATCATAGACAAATTATTTTATATGTTTTAATTGGTTTAATTCTAGCCTCTATTTGGCCTATTGCCATGATTTTAGAGAATAAAGAACTATTTTTCTCTGTTATGAATAAAGAAAAAAATACATGGACAAGTAAACATGTTAAAAGTTTTTTCTTTTACTTTAACTATTTTTATTTCATGGGAATTTGGATATTCTTTTCCATTATTACTTTTTTTAAAAAGTGGAATTTAAAAAACAGTGAAGATAATAAATTTTTTAAATTCGGAATTCTTTGGTCTATTTTAACTTTTTTACTTTTATCATTTGTAAAAATGAAAAAAGAGAGATACGGCTTTCCTATATATGTAGTTTCGTCTATTCCGATTGGAGTTATCTTAAATTACTATCTAAATAGCGATTGGAATCTTTTGAAAAAATCAGATAAAATTTTATTTTACATGCAAGCTACTCTTATAACAGTTTTATCTATTGGAAGTATTGGACTTATATTCTGGAAAAAACCAATTTTTTACTATTTAACCATTCCATTTTTTATCTTATTAGTCTACCTTTTTAAAGATAGATTAATTGATAAAAAAAATTTCAAAAAAAAAGTTATTTATTTAAGTGGTTTTTTACTACTAATAGTTAATTGTAATTTAACATGGATTATCGAAAATGAAGTTCGTAACAAGAATAATTCTAATTTAGTTCCCTTAGAAATTTTGCAAAAGAATAATAAGCTATTTCATATATATTCAAATGATTTTACTATTGAAGATGTTTGGAGTGTAGGACAAGATATTCATTTCTTAGATGACAATACCATTCTTCCTGAAAAATTTTATATTTTATCTAAAAATTCAAAATTTGATTTAGAAAATAATTATAATATAGAATATAAAGAAACTTATAGTCGATTTAAAGATGATGATGACTTAATATATATTTATAAAATTACTAATAATAAATGATCTTAATTCAAAGAGATAATACTATCTCTTTGAATTTTATTTTTCAGCTATAATTAATCTAACTACATCACTTAACATAATATTCTTACTTGTAACTTTTGAAAATCCTGCTTCTCTAATAGTCTTTTCCGTTTCTCTTAATAAAGATGTTCCTAAAATTAATTTTGTAAAAATATTCAAAACTCTTAATCCTATGTTAATTATAAAGTTCTTACTTTTCATGTGCTCTATAAAAACTGCTTTTCCACCTTTTTTCAAAACTCGATACACTTCATTTATTCCCTTCTTAGGATTAGGTATAGTACAAAAAACACAAGAAGAAAATACTGAATCAAATGTTTCATCTGAAAAGCTCATATTTTCAATATCCATTTCTAATAATTTTACATTCTCTAATCCCAATAACTTTGCTTTTTTCTTTGCTATATTTAACATTCCAACAGAGAAATCTATACCTGTTACATCCGATTTTTTTTCATAATACTTTAAACATGCACCACTTCCTATTCCAATTTCAAGAATTTTACCTTTTAATATTTGAACAGCTTCTTTTTTTATTTCATTCATAGGCATTCTTTCTTCTAATTTATCAAAAATATTTGCAATTCTACTATATTTATCTTTAGTTTCCATTTTAATTCTCCTATTTTTTATTTTTATTAAAGGAACTCTATTTCTTAATAGTATATATTATCTAAACCCTATATACAAGGAGGCAACATGGAAAATCTTTTAAATAGAAAATTAAGATTGGGAATCGCAGCGTGTCAATTTGGTTCTAAAGTTAGATATAACGGAAAAGGAATAGATTTGACTCAAGCTTTAGGAAGAGACCGTGGACAATTCATTTGGACTCCTGTTTGTCCTGAAATTATGAGTGGAATGGGAGTTCCTAGACCAAGTATTAAACTTTCAGGAGGAAATGGATTTGATTTTTGGAATGGAAAAGCAAATATAAAAAATAAAGAGGGAGAAAACCGAAATGAGATGGTTCGAAAAGGTGCTATCGCTTGTCTTGAAACTTTAGAAAGAGCAAATATTGATGCTTATATATTTATGGAGGGAAGTCCTTCTTGCGGAGTTTATAGAACAAGTTTAAAAAATCAGCGTCTTGGAAATCCACCAGGAGTCTTTGGTGCATTACTTTTAGAAAGAAATATTTTTTTAATTAGTTCAATTGATTTACAAAGTCCTATCAGATGGTGGGATTGGAAAAGACGATTGGTTGCTTTTGTTTGGATTAAAGAGCAAAATATCAACTCAATTGACATTTTAAAAGAAATTTGGGACAAAGTTAAATATGTTTTATATGAATTACACGAAGAAGAAGCAACTAAAATAAGAGATCAAATAAGATTAATTACAAATGAAAATAAGGATGTACCTGATGAAACATTTACTTTTCTTAAAAACACTATTTTAGACCTTTTAAGAAAACCTGCCGAATTAGAAAATATAAAAAAATGCTTATGGACTAATTATGTTAACTTAAAAGAAAAAGAAAATATTGAAGTAAAAGAGATTTTCGAACCTCATATTTTAAGAAATATGACACATATAGCACAAGAACTCCTTGGAGTTGAAATTGAAGCTAGGAAAAAAAATATTTTATTTAGAAGCTCTCCAATCAATTATAAGCCTGATAGATAATTTATTTTTATAAATAATTTAAACAAAAAAAGAAAAAAGACTGCGTCTACTCAGTCTTTTCTCTTTTTCACTTTATTATCCACACTTTATCTAAAATAGTTTATCTCATTTTATTTATAACAAAATTAACATTTTTTCCACTTACCTCTGCAAGCTCTTCTTCATCAATAGGCATAATTTTTGATACATTATTCTCATAATTAAATATCTCTTGTGTCTTAGTGATTACAGAATTTTTTAAAGAAGATTGGTTATTCTCAGTTTCCTTACTTTTTAACCCTCTTGCATATATATTCATTGCTAACAACAATCCTACTATAATATATACAATTTTCTTACTCATTTTAATCTGCCTCCATATATTTCATATAATGTAAATATACAGCTTTTCATATAAAATGTCAATGTCATTATATAAATAATGAATGATACAACTATTTATAAAATAAATAGTTTATATATTTTTTATTTATGTTTTGTTAAATCACATTTAATTTATTTTTAGTACTGTTTAAGTATTTTTTCTACATCTTCATAGCGAACTTTTCCTTTCAATAAAACCTCTTCCATTTTCTCATCTTTTAGCTTATATACACTATTGCAAGAGTTACAAGCTATTATATATTTCTTTTTTAAAGTAATTATCGGTATAAAAAAAATTTCAAAAACTCTTCTCAATGCGAATAATTGAACCTTTTCTGATAAACATCCTGTACACTCAAAATCAACTTCTCTTAATTTTTCTTCTGAATCTTTTAAACCGAATATCCCAACAAATATCATTTCATTTCCCCCTTCAAGCATTTAAATAATATATTTTATAAGTTTTTCTATATGAGAAAATACAACTGGATATTCTACATTAGGTCTAGATAACATTATAGATATAGCTCCAATATCTTTTGCGCTCTCTATTTTTTCTCTTTCCCCACCAGTATTCCCACCTTTTTTACTTACAATATATTTTATATTAAGTTGCCTCATCATTGCAACATTTAATTCTTTAGAAAATGGCCCTTGCATAGCTATAATATTTTTAGGCAGAACTCCTAAATCTTCAGCTTTTTTTATCATCTCCCATTTAGGAAGTATTCTAAAATATATATTTGATTTATTTTTTATATTTTCAAATTTATGAAGATTATTACTTCCTAAGGTTACTAAAATATTTCCTTCTAAACTTTCTAAATATTCTATCATAAACTCTAGCTCAGAAAATTCTATAACTCCATCTTCAGAAACTAAGTTCTCTCTTTCAAACCTTATATAATCAATCTCTTTTACTCTTGAACATTCAATGGCATTTCTAGAAACTTCTTCTGCATACGGATGAGATAAATCAATAATTTTATTGATACTATTTTCTTCTATAAATTTATTCATCCCTTCTAAATCTAATCTTTTACAAAATACCTTTATATCTTCTATATTTTCAAGTAATTTTCCACCATACTCTGTTGCTGTTGTTACAACTAACTTTTCTTTAAAAGGAAAGGACTCTATAAAATCTCTAGAGTCCTTTGTTCCACCTATAACCCAAATCATATATGATATCCTCTTGGAGTTATCATTCTATCATTAGAAACATATGTCTTTGAGTTTCCTATTATAACAACTGTAAACATGTCTATTTCATGATTTAAGAAGTCTTCTAAGTTTGTTAAAGTATAATTCTCATCTTCTCTTCCAACATGTCTTAATAGCGCAACTGGAGTCTCTGGTGCTTTATGTTTTAACATTAATTCTCTTGCTTCAACTATTTGAGTTGTTCTTCCCTTACTTTTCGGGTTATAAAGAGATATAATAAAGTCTCCTTCTGCAGCCTTATCAATTCTTTTTGTTATTACATCCCAATCAGTTAATAAATCACTTAAACTTATTGTTGCATGATCATGCATTAGTGGTGCTCCCACAACTGCTGCTCCAGCTACTGATGATGTTACTCCAGGAACAACCTCAACTTCATATCCCTCTTTTTGAGCTATTTCTATCATAATTCCAGCCATTCCATAAATTCCTGCATCTCCACTACTGATTAGCGCTACATCTTTTCCAGACTTAGCAATCTCTAATACTTGCTCACATCTAGCAACCTCTTTTTTCATTCCTGATACATAAAACTCTTTTTCTGCGAACTCATCTTTCACCAAATCTGTATAAGTTATATATCCTGCAATTACATCTACATTTTTTAAAACTCGATACGCTCTTACTGTTATATCATCCATATTTCCAGGACCAATTCCTACAACATATATTTTACCTTTTTTCATAAATAAATCTCTCCTCATAAATGGAAATTGTCATTCCATCTTTTTTTGCTTTTATCTCTATAAATTTCCCATCTTTACTTGATGTTAAATATGCACATGGCTCTGAAACAGCTTTTACACCTATCTCTTTTTTTACAAATTCAGATCCATGAAACATATCTTCTACTGTTAATATCTCTTCTCTACTAACAATTTTCAACTCTTTTCCAAGCTCTCTAGCAGTTTCAATAATTCCTTTTTCATCTGCTTTTAAATCTACTGTTGCAAAATGCTTTATGCTTTTAAGTGAAAGATTATGTTTTTTTAATGTTTCTATTAAAAATTCATAAACTTTTTCTTTTTCAATTCCTCTTCTTGAACCTATTCCTATAACTAAATTTTCAGGATATAAATGTACAATTTCTAAATTTTCTTTATTAGAAATAACCATAACACCTTCTGGATTTTCATTGCATATATTTTTAGGAAGACTTAATTCAACGTTTTTTCCATCTACTATTAATGATGTAACCTTTTTAGCAGCTTCTAATGATTTTAAATTACACTTTAATTTCTGAGACAAAGTATCTACTGCAATTTTTCCAGTCACATCTGAACTAGTTGTTATGATTGGAACTAATCCAAATATTTCATGAAGATTTTGAGTTAAATCATTTGCCCCTCCTAAATGTCCAGAGAGAAGAGAAATTACAAAATTCATTCCTTCATCTATTACAACTACTGCTGGATCAACATCTTTAGATTTTATTAAAGAGGCAATTTTACGAATAACAATTCCTGTTGCCATTATAAAAATATGTCCATCGTATTTATTGAAAGCTTCATTTAACTCTTCAGTAAAGTTTTCTATCTGAATAGTATTATCTATTTTAAATTTTGAAAGAGTAAATACATCTACCCCTTCAATTTTATTTTTAATCTCTACTCCATTTAGACCTGCTCCTCTTGTTACAGCCCAAACTGCTAATTTCATTACTTCTCTATTCCTTTTCTAAATTCATGTGTAAAATGCTTATCATATAATAAAGATTTTTCATATTTATCTCCTAAAAAATCTCCAACTAAAATTTGAGCTGTTTTAGTTATATTCGCTTCTTTTACTTTTTCTTCAATTGTTTCTAAAGTTCCTAAAACAATCTTTTGATCTTCCCAAGTAGCTCTTTGAACAACAGCTATTGGAGTAGTCATTGGATAATGTGTTGCCAATCTTTTTACAACATCACCTATCATATGTACCGATAAGAAAATAGCCATTGAAGCTCTATGAGAAGCTAAAGATTCTAAACTTTCTTTTTCTGGAACTGGTGTTCTTCCTTCCAATCTTGTACAAATTACAGTTTGAGAAATACTTGGTAAAGTAAATTCTTTTTTTACTGCTGCAGCAGA from Cetobacterium somerae carries:
- a CDS encoding response regulator transcription factor, with the translated sequence MLKKNILIIEDDPKIRRYLELELVHEGYNIDLAVDGSDGLKLFRENNYALILLDLMLPHMSGEEVCKTIRNESNIPIIVLTAKDEIFSKIALLDLGADDYITKPFVIGELLARMRVIFRNKQAFTDKKILKFENISLNLNTKEVLLDETLITLTKTEYNLLHYLMINKNLVLSRENILENVWGYDYFGDGKIIDMYIKALRKKLDPDSKYIKTIRGFGYSLKKED
- a CDS encoding sensor histidine kinase; amino-acid sequence: MKTLSGTLKKSYFQLICLFSIVLLLSLSITGKYLINSSKQYLRNAMGFLKFEILEEVNSKSMEIFTGDLVNRLFKVENPALDDLEITIKYKDLVYTENTNKRLLDAAVEDKVKNVHWYDYMVLKNELINKDGEIYTVILVKNLKEEKDFFFDMIYIFLSGLSICILISVFAFTRLLKKINKQLSLLENINSNITLENLKVIKPTNYFKEFDNILDSYEDMLLRLDTQNKKQIEFVHNSSHELKTPLFIIGGYIDMIKRWGKKNPEIFNEALISIEDETKSMNLLIEKLLFIAKESEIKSEKNEVELSEIILGCISSLKHQYPKSNINFTPEYTIIKSDEGLIKLLIKNILENSIKYGKNNPIDISIINNDEQKQAILTIKDYGIGMTSEELHHIYDRFFRANKSRSKEIHGHGLGMSIVKRILTLLNLDIKISSTPNIGTTVQIFFNL
- a CDS encoding ArnT family glycosyltransferase; the protein is MFKDKKLLSILGLSFISFFSTIWIRKADLMESRNFITAREIIFNNEWLVTTLNGQYRFEKPPLPTWLTAVVMKLSNNFSDEWILRLPVALVSVLLIFFIYRFVQELSNNKNLPFLVSFVATTTFMITKVGGENAWDAYPYIFMFGSITYLLKSINSKSFLNLLFASVLLAASLLSKGPVAIYGMFLPFIISYIWIYKFKKIQENHRQIILYVLIGLILASIWPIAMILENKELFFSVMNKEKNTWTSKHVKSFFFYFNYFYFMGIWIFFSIITFFKKWNLKNSEDNKFFKFGILWSILTFLLLSFVKMKKERYGFPIYVVSSIPIGVILNYYLNSDWNLLKKSDKILFYMQATLITVLSIGSIGLIFWKKPIFYYLTIPFFILLVYLFKDRLIDKKNFKKKVIYLSGFLLLIVNCNLTWIIENEVRNKNNSNLVPLEILQKNNKLFHIYSNDFTIEDVWSVGQDIHFLDDNTILPEKFYILSKNSKFDLENNYNIEYKETYSRFKDDDDLIYIYKITNNK
- a CDS encoding class I SAM-dependent methyltransferase; this encodes METKDKYSRIANIFDKLEERMPMNEIKKEAVQILKGKILEIGIGSGACLKYYEKKSDVTGIDFSVGMLNIAKKKAKLLGLENVKLLEMDIENMSFSDETFDSVFSSCVFCTIPNPKKGINEVYRVLKKGGKAVFIEHMKSKNFIINIGLRVLNIFTKLILGTSLLRETEKTIREAGFSKVTSKNIMLSDVVRLIIAEK
- a CDS encoding DUF523 domain-containing protein, which gives rise to MENLLNRKLRLGIAACQFGSKVRYNGKGIDLTQALGRDRGQFIWTPVCPEIMSGMGVPRPSIKLSGGNGFDFWNGKANIKNKEGENRNEMVRKGAIACLETLERANIDAYIFMEGSPSCGVYRTSLKNQRLGNPPGVFGALLLERNIFLISSIDLQSPIRWWDWKRRLVAFVWIKEQNINSIDILKEIWDKVKYVLYELHEEEATKIRDQIRLITNENKDVPDETFTFLKNTILDLLRKPAELENIKKCLWTNYVNLKEKENIEVKEIFEPHILRNMTHIAQELLGVEIEARKKNILFRSSPINYKPDR
- a CDS encoding zinc-ribbon domain-containing protein, with product MIFVGIFGLKDSEEKLREVDFECTGCLSEKVQLFALRRVFEIFFIPIITLKKKYIIACNSCNSVYKLKDEKMEEVLLKGKVRYEDVEKILKQY
- the cobK gene encoding precorrin-6A reductase is translated as MIWVIGGTKDSRDFIESFPFKEKLVVTTATEYGGKLLENIEDIKVFCKRLDLEGMNKFIEENSINKIIDLSHPYAEEVSRNAIECSRVKEIDYIRFERENLVSEDGVIEFSELEFMIEYLESLEGNILVTLGSNNLHKFENIKNKSNIYFRILPKWEMIKKAEDLGVLPKNIIAMQGPFSKELNVAMMRQLNIKYIVSKKGGNTGGEREKIESAKDIGAISIMLSRPNVEYPVVFSHIEKLIKYII
- the cobJ gene encoding precorrin-3B C(17)-methyltransferase, coding for MKKGKIYVVGIGPGNMDDITVRAYRVLKNVDVIAGYITYTDLVKDEFAEKEFYVSGMKKEVARCEQVLEIAKSGKDVALISSGDAGIYGMAGIMIEIAQKEGYEVEVVPGVTSSVAGAAVVGAPLMHDHATISLSDLLTDWDVITKRIDKAAEGDFIISLYNPKSKGRTTQIVEARELMLKHKAPETPVALLRHVGREDENYTLTNLEDFLNHEIDMFTVVIIGNSKTYVSNDRMITPRGYHI
- the cbiG gene encoding cobalt-precorrin 5A hydrolase; translated protein: MKLAVWAVTRGAGLNGVEIKNKIEGVDVFTLSKFKIDNTIQIENFTEELNEAFNKYDGHIFIMATGIVIRKIASLIKSKDVDPAVVVIDEGMNFVISLLSGHLGGANDLTQNLHEIFGLVPIITTSSDVTGKIAVDTLSQKLKCNLKSLEAAKKVTSLIVDGKNVELSLPKNICNENPEGVMVISNKENLEIVHLYPENLVIGIGSRRGIEKEKVYEFLIETLKKHNLSLKSIKHFATVDLKADEKGIIETARELGKELKIVSREEILTVEDMFHGSEFVKKEIGVKAVSEPCAYLTSSKDGKFIEIKAKKDGMTISIYEERFIYEKR
- the cobM gene encoding precorrin-4 C(11)-methyltransferase encodes the protein MEKVYFIGAGPGDPELITVKGQRLVKEADVIIYAGSLVPRQVIECHKEGAEIHNSASMTLEEVIDVTVKAIKAGKKVARVHTGDPAIFGAHREQMDMLDEYGIEYEVIPGVSSFLASAAAVKKEFTLPSISQTVICTRLEGRTPVPEKESLESLASHRASMAIFLSVHMIGDVVKRLATHYPMTTPIAVVQRATWEDQKIVLGTLETIEEKVKEANITKTAQILVGDFLGDKYEKSLLYDKHFTHEFRKGIEK